The following coding sequences are from one Dreissena polymorpha isolate Duluth1 chromosome 8, UMN_Dpol_1.0, whole genome shotgun sequence window:
- the LOC127840996 gene encoding G-protein coupled receptor 157-like, translated as MKIDNFQVNSDKSATSEIATPEIFLTGTSSVLSIAGAIIIFATYRFVPKEYNFTRKLLVYLTIADFITAVGNLVGVSRYLHVYWTKTQNQNYTGLTNGTAINSTQENNLQDLCRVQSFFTTASNLASFLWTFVIAFHLWATVILKITLTSRRIAHLIYHVVCWGIPIAIVCTVIPHLGENYRYGTGIWCDLSNSNGNKPELELLMYRADIGWQLTSYVTSCFFYLHIIFYLFLHKRSLQDASNNQFRKEDRNFLFVWFVLYALKLWGVIRFFLTAYLNDDMLQRPKTTTCLEILLIFQSYGASGQAFWNCVLFCFCDKTVRRKMCRCWTVPVEAKATTTNENTPLLIEHEGQIERASATIETTLMTTKHDTKQRGSTNSQNGI; from the exons ATGAAGATCGATAATTTCCAAGTGAATTCCGACAAGTCAGCGACAAGTGAGATCGCAACTCCGGAAATCTTCTTGACGGGTACGAGTAGCGTCCTATCTATCGCGGGCGCCATAATCATATTCGCCACCTACAGATTCGTACCCAAAGAGTATAATTTCACGCGGAagttacttgtttatttaacgATTGCGGATTTCATAACGGCGGTAGGAAACCTGGTCGGAGTGTCAAgatatttacatgtttattggACAAAAACG CAAAACCAGAACTACACAGGCTTGACCAATGGCACAGCAATCAACTCGACCCAGGAGAACAACCTCCAAGATCTGTGTCGCGTCCAGAGTTTCTTCACCACTGCCTCCAACTTGGCTTCCTTCCTGTGGACGTTCGTCATCGCCTTTCATCTTTGGGCTACGGTCATTCTAAAAATAACTCTGACGTCACGTAGAATCGCTCACTTGATATACCATGTGGTCTGCTGGGGCATTCCAA TTGCGATTGTGTGCACTGTAATACCTCACCTAGGAGAGAACTATCGTTACGGTACGGGCATCTGGTGCGACCTCAGTAACAGTAACGGAAACAAGCCGGAGCTCGAGCTGCTCATGTATCGCGCAGACATCGGCTGGCAGCTGACATCCTACGTCACTTCCTGTTTCTTCTACTTGCACATCATTTTCTATCTG TTCCTACATAAACGCTCCTTGCAAGACGCATCCAACAACCAGTTTCGCAAGGAAGACAGAAACTTCTTGTTTGTCTGGTTCGTGCTGTACGCCCTCAAATTGTGGGGAGTCATCCGCTTTTTCCTTACGGCGTACTTGAACGATGATATGTTACAACGCCCAAAGACTACGACATGTTTGGAAATTCTACTGATCTTTCAGAGTTATGGTGCTAGCGGACAGGCGTTTTGGAACTGTGTCctgttttgtttttgtgataAAACTGTTCGCCGGAAAATGTGTCGATGCTGGACAGTCCCTGTTGAAGCGAAAGCAACCACGACTAATGAAAATACGCCGTTACTGATCGAACACGAAGGCCAAATCGAGCGTGCGTCAGCTACCATCGAAACAACGTTGATGACCACAAAGCACGACACCAAGCAGAGAGGTTCAACAAACTCACAAAATGGAATTTAA